In Gossypium arboreum isolate Shixiya-1 chromosome 6, ASM2569848v2, whole genome shotgun sequence, the following are encoded in one genomic region:
- the LOC108486678 gene encoding oxygen-evolving enhancer protein 3, chloroplastic-like — MAQAMASMAGLRGSSQAVLDGSLQLSGQTRFNIPSNNRVAVGRSGFTVRAHQTPAEPETGRRAMLGLVAAGLATGSFVQAVLADARSIKVGPPPPPSGGLPGTLNSDEPRDLVLPYKDRFFLQPLTPAQAAQRAKESAKDILGVKNLIDKKAWPYVMNDLRLKAEYLRYDLNTVIAAKSKDEKKTLKDLTKKLFSTIDDLDHAAKIKSTPEAEKSYAQTISSLNDVLAKLG, encoded by the exons ATGGCACAGGCAATGGCATCAATGGCTGGTTTACGTGGCTCTTCACAGGCTGTCCTGGACGGCAGCCTTCAACTCAGTGGCCAAACCCGCTTCAACATTCCTAGCAACAACCGAGTGGCTGTGGGTAGGTCTGGCTTCACTGTCAGAGCTCATCAGACACCGGCCGAGCCTGAGACTGGACGCAGAGCCATGTTGGGTCTTGTTGCTGCTGGTTTGGCCACTGGCTCCTTTGTTCAAGCTGTGCTTGCCGATGCCAGAAGCATCAAGGTTGGCCCACCTCCCCCTCCCTCTGGTGGACTGC CTGGAACTCTGAACTCTGATGAGCCAAGAGACCTTGTTCTGCCATACAAAGACAGGTTCTTCCTCCAACCACTTACTCCAGCTCAGGCAGCACAGAGAGCAAAGGAATCAGCCAAGGACATTCTGGGTGTCAAGAACTTGATTGACAAAAAAGCCTGGCCTTATGTCATGAATGATCTCCGTCTCAAGGCCGAGTATCTCCGCTATGACCTCAACACCGTCATTGCTGCCAAGTCCAAAGATGAGAAGAAAACTCTCAAGGACCTCACCAAGAAGCTCTTCAGTACCATCGATGAT CTTGACCATGCAGCCAAGATCAAAAGCACCCCTGAAGCAGAGAAATCTTACGCTCAGACCATATCTAGTCTGAATGATGTTCTTGCCAAACTGGGCTAA
- the LOC108486677 gene encoding pentatricopeptide repeat-containing protein At1g55890, mitochondrial-like: protein MSSLTRVLRRTFSTTPNPQPDSVRKFSEDLYKERDLKRLVEKFKKSCEYSRFRRRSGIYEDIVRRLASAGRFQWIEEVLEDQKKYQDISKEGFAARLIHLYGKSGMFEQAYKVFDEMPNRGLLSFNALMGACVNAKKFDKVNGFFKELPEKLSVEPDLVSYNTVIKAFCEMGSLDSAGLMLDEMEKKGVQPDVITFNTLLYEFFKNGRFDDGEKIWGKMVEKNVEPDIRSYNAKLLGFSTEKKMKEAVNLVEEMRSKGLKLDVFTFNYMIRGFVNEGKLEEAKEWYNQIGKNECAPDKLTFTMLVPFLCEKGDLSFAIELCKEIFGRKKLVDAALLQRVVDELVKASNIEDAKELVKLAKTNNFCRYKMKMPAE from the coding sequence ATGTCATCTCTAACTCGCGTCCTCCGCCGCACCTTCTCCACAACCCCAAACCCACAGCCCGACTCCGTTCGGAAATTCTCGGAGGATCTCTACAAAGAGCGGGACCTCAAGCGTCTCGTTGAAAAATTCAAGAAATCTTGCGAGTACAGCCGCTTCCGCAGACGAAGCGGCATCTATGAAGATATTGTTCGTCGCCTTGCTTCAGCTGGGCGCTTCCAATGGATCGAAGAAGTCCTGGAAGATCAAAAGAAATACCAAGATATTTCCAAAGAAGGCTTTGCTGCTAGATTAATCCATTTGTACGGTAAATCGGGCATGTTTGAGCAAGCTTACAAGGTGTTTGATGAAATGCCGAATAGAGGATTGCTGTCTTTCAATGCTCTTATGGGAGCTTGCGTGAATGCCAAAAAGTTTGATAAGGTTAATGGGTTTTTCAAGGAGCTGCCGGAAAAGTTGTCAGTTGAGCCAGATTTGGTTTCTTATAATACGGTTATAAAGGCTTTCTGTGAGATGGGTTCTTTAGATTCTGCTGGATTGATGCTTGATGAGATGGAGAAGAAGGGTGTGCAGCCGGATGTGATTACTTTTAACACGCTTTTATACGAGTTTTTTAAGAATGGAAGGTTTGATGATGGGGAGAAGATATGGGGTAAAATGGTGGAGAAAAATGTGGAGCCTGATATTAGGAGTTATAATGCTAAGTTGCTTGGATTTTCAactgaaaagaaaatgaaagaggcAGTTAACTTGGTTGAAGAAATGAGGAGTAAAGGACTTAAGCTTGATGTGTTTACCTTCAATTATATGATTAGAGGATTTGTTAATGAGGGAAAATTGGAAGAAGCTAAAGAGTGGTATAATCAGATAGGGAAAAATGAATGTGCACCAGATAAGCTGACTTTTACGATGTTAGTTCCATTCCTTTGTGAGAAGGGTGATTTGAGTTTTGCCATTGAGCTGTGCAAGGAGATTTTTGGTAGGAAGAAATTGGTTGATGCTGCATTGTTACAGCGAGTGGTGGATGAATTGGTCAAAGCCTCCAACATTGAAGATGCAAAGGAACTCGTGAAGCTTGCTAAGACGAATAATTTCTGTCGTTATAAGATGAAAATGCCTGCAGAGTAG